One window of Bacteroides sp. genomic DNA carries:
- a CDS encoding FAD-dependent oxidoreductase — MHKITKHPIIPIADTEKVTFKYNGIEVTGEKGFTIAAALHQAGFPVHSHSLTNRNRSLECGIGKCGACEMLVDGEIRRICITPVDGIREVKEIPRDYVAKPSVYVKKDGVRIFKTDVVIVGAGPAGLATREILLENGISNIVIDSNAQIGGQFNMQTHQFFFFEKEKKYGGLRGFEIAKTLAGENHDGILLNSTVWDIFEGNRIAIKNFRTQEIFYVDCEHLVVATGAVPFLPTFHNDDLPGVYTAAVIQKMMNTELTLLGKNILTVGAGNIGYLTSYQLIQAGAKVKAIIEAQSHEGGFPVQANRVRRLGIPILLSHMILEAIPNENGNGIKGAVIAKAENFNPIPGTEMIIEGIDAINICTGLMPDNALLEKGQEMFGRKCYGAGDAIRIGEGTSAVLKGKQVAYEILESMGRRFNYDDFLLVSKEYIDSQQHPIRVIEKPVMPEEERMAKPFVQIDCLYGFACNPCAFACKYGAITKTSTSTVPHIDFDKCVGCMDCVYQCPGLAIFGYNPTKNTFFLPIEFDMSDGEKVYLVDNDAKILGEGYIDKILRKKNLTHVARVKSNDMPREEQLKVRGFIIKRDYPEKLDINPYEDDTSDDIFMCHCDDVPLKDVLEVIGDRKFVSVEEVKHTTHLGMGPCRGKRCLQRLKQNLRPLGVELIGGSTPRAPMSNQISIGELFPASASPKIITNFNGKGRRIVEVKSLVAGGGIGGSALFRFLAEEGYEPVLINSGFGSSWRNIAGGRPAFSLPELSDIARHNQELFVELQKHGNIDFRQINYVTFAHDEAMYKALEESMAWQNAVMLDPSQFRAEISPFFNEKNDKYIAAMKTSECWQATPGKVIELLRKLGVNHGGTLMEDCKLINVEKYGDRYQVIVRDHKGEYIEYRTTVFVNALGSEGNHFARMLDIETGLYPVKHQAFITRRLPMLGIGGRPLDMLIDRRNYKGFVAVYGQQLGETGQIIGCASPAVEPLETDKNLKVNSKDFAEIVSEIFIDWIPEISSVGFQALWAGYYIEPRMIIDVEKGLFLGLRGQGFMLGQYLAKLYVDQLTGKEVPEYFDRLKLGGDALLEKAFK; from the coding sequence ATGCATAAAATCACCAAACATCCTATCATTCCCATAGCGGATACTGAAAAGGTCACTTTTAAATACAACGGAATTGAGGTCACAGGAGAAAAAGGATTCACCATTGCAGCGGCCCTTCACCAGGCAGGCTTTCCTGTTCACAGCCACAGCTTGACCAACCGCAACCGCAGTCTTGAATGCGGCATTGGCAAATGCGGGGCTTGTGAAATGCTGGTGGACGGAGAAATCAGGCGCATCTGCATCACCCCGGTCGATGGGATCAGGGAAGTGAAAGAAATTCCCCGCGATTATGTGGCTAAGCCTTCGGTATATGTGAAGAAAGATGGGGTCAGGATATTTAAGACCGATGTGGTGATCGTAGGAGCTGGTCCTGCAGGTCTGGCTACCCGTGAGATCCTTCTGGAGAACGGGATTAGCAACATTGTGATTGACAGCAATGCCCAGATCGGTGGTCAGTTTAATATGCAGACCCACCAGTTTTTCTTTTTTGAGAAAGAAAAGAAATATGGTGGTTTGCGAGGATTTGAAATTGCGAAGACCCTTGCCGGAGAAAACCACGATGGTATTTTATTGAACAGCACGGTTTGGGATATTTTTGAAGGTAACCGCATCGCGATTAAGAATTTCAGGACGCAGGAGATTTTTTATGTGGATTGTGAACATCTTGTGGTGGCCACGGGTGCTGTTCCCTTTTTACCCACTTTCCATAATGACGACCTTCCAGGAGTTTATACCGCTGCAGTGATTCAGAAAATGATGAATACCGAACTGACTCTCCTGGGGAAAAACATTCTTACCGTTGGCGCCGGTAATATTGGTTACCTTACCTCCTACCAGCTCATCCAGGCCGGGGCTAAGGTGAAGGCCATTATTGAAGCGCAGTCTCATGAAGGGGGGTTCCCGGTACAGGCCAATAGGGTGAGGAGGCTGGGGATACCCATCCTGTTATCGCATATGATTCTTGAAGCCATTCCCAACGAGAATGGTAATGGAATAAAAGGTGCCGTAATTGCCAAGGCCGAGAATTTTAACCCTATTCCCGGGACTGAAATGATCATTGAAGGCATTGATGCCATCAATATCTGTACTGGCCTGATGCCCGACAATGCCCTGCTTGAGAAAGGGCAGGAGATGTTTGGGCGTAAGTGTTATGGGGCAGGGGATGCCATCCGGATCGGCGAGGGTACGAGCGCAGTGCTGAAAGGTAAACAGGTAGCCTATGAGATCCTCGAATCCATGGGTCGCCGGTTCAACTACGATGACTTTCTGCTGGTTTCAAAGGAATACATTGATTCACAGCAACATCCCATTCGGGTAATCGAAAAGCCGGTGATGCCTGAAGAAGAAAGGATGGCAAAACCCTTTGTGCAGATTGACTGCCTCTATGGCTTTGCCTGCAACCCCTGTGCGTTTGCCTGCAAATACGGGGCTATTACCAAAACTTCGACCAGCACCGTTCCCCATATCGACTTTGATAAATGTGTTGGTTGCATGGATTGCGTGTACCAATGCCCAGGGTTGGCCATTTTTGGATACAATCCCACAAAAAATACCTTCTTTCTTCCCATCGAGTTTGATATGAGCGATGGTGAAAAAGTGTATCTGGTCGATAATGATGCCAAAATCCTTGGCGAGGGCTATATCGATAAGATTTTGCGTAAGAAGAACCTGACTCACGTGGCAAGGGTTAAGTCAAACGATATGCCCAGGGAAGAGCAGTTGAAGGTCCGGGGTTTCATCATCAAGCGCGATTATCCTGAAAAGCTGGACATTAATCCTTATGAGGATGATACCAGCGATGATATTTTTATGTGTCATTGTGACGATGTGCCCCTGAAGGATGTGCTGGAAGTGATCGGTGACCGTAAGTTTGTTTCGGTGGAGGAAGTCAAGCATACCACACACCTGGGTATGGGTCCCTGCCGTGGTAAACGTTGCCTGCAGCGTTTAAAGCAGAACCTGAGGCCGTTGGGTGTAGAGCTGATTGGCGGGTCAACCCCCAGGGCACCCATGTCGAACCAGATCTCTATCGGCGAACTTTTTCCTGCTTCTGCTTCCCCAAAGATCATTACCAATTTCAATGGCAAGGGTCGCCGCATTGTTGAAGTCAAATCCCTAGTGGCAGGGGGAGGCATTGGGGGCAGCGCCCTTTTCCGTTTTCTGGCAGAAGAAGGTTATGAGCCCGTACTGATCAATTCGGGATTCGGGTCATCGTGGCGCAACATCGCCGGCGGTCGCCCGGCTTTTTCACTGCCTGAGCTTTCGGATATTGCCCGGCACAATCAGGAACTTTTTGTTGAACTGCAAAAACACGGGAACATTGATTTCAGACAAATCAACTACGTGACCTTTGCCCACGACGAGGCGATGTACAAAGCCCTTGAAGAATCCATGGCCTGGCAAAATGCCGTGATGCTTGATCCCAGCCAGTTCAGGGCTGAGATTTCACCTTTCTTCAATGAAAAGAACGATAAATACATTGCGGCCATGAAAACCAGCGAGTGCTGGCAGGCAACACCAGGTAAGGTCATTGAATTGCTTCGCAAACTGGGAGTGAACCATGGCGGGACCCTGATGGAAGACTGCAAACTGATTAATGTGGAAAAGTATGGCGATCGTTACCAGGTTATTGTTCGCGACCATAAAGGAGAATATATAGAATATCGCACCACTGTGTTTGTCAATGCCTTAGGGAGTGAAGGGAATCATTTTGCCCGGATGCTGGATATTGAAACCGGCCTGTATCCTGTAAAGCATCAGGCTTTTATTACCCGTCGTCTTCCAATGCTTGGAATCGGGGGCAGGCCGCTCGACATGCTGATCGATCGGAGGAATTATAAGGGTTTTGTTGCCGTTTACGGACAACAGCTTGGGGAAACGGGCCAGATCATCGGATGTGCTTCTCCTGCGGTTGAACCCCTGGAAACGGATAAGAATCTGAAGGTAAACAGCAAGGATTTTGCCGAAATTGTCTCGGAGATCTTTATCGACTGGATTCCTGAGATCTCATCGGTGGGTTTCCAGGCTCTCTGGGCAGGTTATTACATTGAACCCAGGATGATCATCGATGTGGAGAAAGGCTTGTTCCTTGGACTTCGCGGGCAAGGATTCATGCTTGGCCAGTACCTGGCCAAATTGTATGTTGATCAACTGACTGGAAAGGAAGTGCCTGAATATTTCGATCGCCTAAAACTGGGTGGAGATGCCCTGCTGGAGAAAGCCTTTAAATAA
- a CDS encoding L-serine ammonia-lyase → MKTIKELFKIGNGPSSSHTMGPRRAAGRFLSRHPEARRFRVTLYGSLAATGVGHLTDTILINTFHPNPLEILWKPEVELPLHPNGLEFEAFLDEKPIETWRVYSIGGGALMEEGEANSMDENVYMLHTMQDIINWCEARDKSLWEFVQACDLPDTFEYLEEVWKVMKQAIERGLENEGTLPGGLNLVRRAPLYYTRSKTFADILKRTGQTFAFALAVAEENASGGQIVTAPTCGSAGVLPAVLYSLQKTYKLSDTRIIRGLATAGLIGNLIRTNASISGAEVGCQGEIGAACSMAAGAAVQLLGGSPLQVEYAAEMGMEHHLGLTCDPVNGLVQIPCIERNAMAAVRAWECATYALLSDGKHRISFDDVIQTMKETGLDMKANYRETSQGGLAINWTGYRKKNQKP, encoded by the coding sequence ATGAAAACCATCAAGGAGTTATTCAAAATAGGGAATGGCCCCTCCAGCAGTCATACCATGGGCCCGCGCCGCGCAGCAGGGCGTTTTCTGTCTCGCCATCCCGAAGCCCGGCGTTTCCGCGTAACCCTTTACGGTAGCCTGGCTGCCACAGGGGTGGGTCACCTGACCGACACCATTCTGATCAACACCTTCCATCCCAACCCCCTTGAGATTTTATGGAAGCCAGAGGTTGAACTGCCTTTACACCCCAACGGCCTGGAATTTGAAGCCTTCCTCGACGAAAAACCGATCGAAACCTGGCGCGTTTACAGCATCGGGGGAGGCGCCCTGATGGAGGAAGGCGAGGCCAACTCCATGGATGAAAACGTGTATATGCTCCATACCATGCAGGATATCATCAACTGGTGTGAAGCACGCGACAAGAGCTTGTGGGAGTTTGTGCAGGCCTGCGACCTGCCCGACACCTTCGAATACCTTGAGGAGGTTTGGAAGGTCATGAAACAAGCCATCGAAAGGGGGCTGGAAAACGAAGGCACCCTGCCCGGAGGATTAAACCTGGTCAGGCGCGCCCCTTTGTATTACACCCGCAGCAAAACCTTTGCCGACATCCTGAAACGCACCGGGCAAACCTTTGCCTTTGCCCTCGCGGTAGCCGAAGAAAATGCCTCTGGTGGCCAAATTGTCACCGCCCCTACCTGTGGCTCGGCCGGGGTATTGCCCGCCGTGCTCTATTCTCTTCAGAAAACCTATAAACTTTCCGACACCAGGATCATCCGGGGATTGGCCACCGCTGGCCTGATTGGGAACCTGATACGCACTAATGCTTCCATCTCAGGCGCCGAAGTGGGCTGCCAAGGCGAAATAGGAGCTGCCTGTTCGATGGCCGCTGGAGCAGCCGTTCAGCTGCTAGGGGGCTCTCCTCTGCAAGTCGAATATGCTGCCGAGATGGGAATGGAGCATCACCTGGGACTCACCTGCGACCCGGTAAATGGCCTGGTTCAGATCCCCTGCATCGAACGCAATGCTATGGCTGCTGTCAGGGCCTGGGAATGCGCCACATATGCCCTGCTCTCCGATGGGAAACACCGCATTTCTTTTGACGATGTAATACAAACGATGAAAGAAACCGGCCTCGACATGAAAGCCAACTATCGCGAGACCAGCCAGGGAGGGCTGGCCATTAATTGGACCGGATACCGGAAAAAGAATCAGAAACCGTAG
- a CDS encoding SagB/ThcOx family dehydrogenase produces the protein MKKYLPIAVTFGFALLATLFFKVAFKGVTPEREDKRQPTETTNLPALLDQIPGTMIPLPEPLTDGTVSIEKALSQRRSIRSYVNQPLNLEEVSQLLWAAQGINNERGFRTAPSAGATFPLELFVMVNNVKGLSKGIYHYKVGDHQLELIDQRELENELARAALSQSMISKAGIVIIFAAIYERTTNRYGERGIRYIHNEVGHVGQNIHLQAAALNLGTVVIGAYRDEEAEALLKLGEEYRVLYFMPVGKI, from the coding sequence ATGAAGAAATATCTCCCCATAGCCGTCACGTTTGGATTCGCCTTATTGGCCACCCTGTTCTTTAAGGTAGCTTTCAAAGGGGTAACCCCCGAACGGGAGGACAAAAGGCAACCCACTGAAACAACCAATTTACCAGCCCTTCTTGATCAAATCCCCGGCACGATGATTCCATTACCCGAACCCTTAACCGATGGCACTGTAAGTATTGAGAAAGCCCTGAGCCAGCGCCGTTCGATCAGAAGCTATGTCAATCAGCCCCTGAACCTGGAGGAAGTGTCGCAACTGCTCTGGGCAGCCCAGGGCATCAACAACGAAAGAGGCTTCCGGACCGCCCCTTCGGCTGGCGCCACCTTCCCCCTGGAATTGTTTGTGATGGTTAACAATGTGAAAGGCCTGAGCAAGGGGATCTACCACTACAAGGTTGGTGACCACCAGCTTGAACTCATCGACCAGCGCGAGCTCGAAAATGAGCTGGCCAGGGCTGCTCTGAGTCAAAGTATGATCAGTAAGGCGGGCATCGTCATCATTTTCGCGGCCATTTACGAACGCACCACTAACCGTTACGGTGAACGCGGCATCAGGTACATCCACAATGAAGTGGGCCACGTGGGACAAAACATCCACCTGCAGGCTGCAGCGCTCAACCTGGGCACTGTGGTCATTGGCGCATACCGTGATGAAGAGGCAGAAGCCCTTCTCAAGCTGGGCGAGGAATACCGCGTACTGTATTTTATGCCTGTGGGAAAAATCTGA